The uncultured Hyphomonas sp. genome includes a window with the following:
- a CDS encoding transketolase: protein MSDLQHLKTLEQRLLWLSAWMVHNANHLRPKGEGDVKVGGHQASCASMVSIMTALYFNTLRPEDRVAVKPHASPVFHAMQYMMGNQSLEKLKNFRGYGGAQSYPSRTKDVDDVDFSTGSVGLGVAETAFASIVQDYLAAKDWAEDRPLGRMVALVGDAELDEGNVYECLQEGWKHELRNTWWIIDYNRQSLDGVVHEGLWEKIESIFKAFGWRTVVLRHGALQRAAFEEPGGEALKAWIQSCPNADYSALTYQGGAAWRKRLMDDLGDQGEVTALLSKRSDEELNALMNNLGGQCLETLTEAFDSITDDRPTVFLAYTIKGWGTPLAGHKDNHAGLMNPAQMADFQSHMGVPEGEEWEKLATVEDKDGMNAFLGKVPFFEAGPRRFTAPKVESPGPVFLDDRTLSTQAGFGKILDTLAKSESQIADRILTTSPDVTSSTNLGPWVNRRSLFARTEKEDTFRQQRIPSTQKWQFSPGGQHIELGIAEMNLFLLLGAAGLSHSLFGERLIPIGTVYDPFVARGLDALNYACYQDARFIIAGTPSGVTLAPEGGAHQSIGAQLIGMSQDGLVSFEPAYLDELSIIMDWSFDYLQRSGENDPDERTWLRDETGGSVYLRLTTRPLEQLGVKARDDADFRQGVVDGGYWLREPGPNCEVVIAYQGCVAPEAIEAAGRIGNDRRDIGVLAITSADRLNSGWTAARRARARGHQDATSQIERLMADVPRDATLITVTDGHPATLAWIGSVMGHRTAPLGVEHFGQTGTIDDLYRHFMIDADSIVAAANYLSAGRRIGLSMR from the coding sequence ATGTCCGATCTCCAGCATCTGAAAACCCTCGAACAACGCCTGCTCTGGCTGTCCGCCTGGATGGTGCACAATGCCAATCACCTGCGCCCCAAGGGCGAAGGCGATGTGAAAGTGGGCGGGCACCAGGCGTCCTGCGCGTCCATGGTGTCGATCATGACGGCGCTCTATTTCAACACGCTGCGCCCGGAAGACCGCGTGGCGGTGAAGCCGCACGCCTCGCCGGTCTTCCACGCCATGCAATACATGATGGGCAATCAGAGCCTGGAGAAGCTGAAGAACTTCCGCGGCTATGGCGGCGCGCAATCCTACCCCAGCCGCACCAAGGACGTGGACGATGTGGACTTCTCCACCGGCTCGGTCGGCCTTGGCGTTGCTGAGACCGCTTTTGCGTCAATTGTGCAGGATTATCTCGCGGCAAAGGACTGGGCGGAAGACCGCCCGCTCGGCCGGATGGTGGCGCTGGTCGGCGATGCGGAGCTGGACGAAGGCAATGTCTATGAATGCCTTCAGGAAGGCTGGAAGCACGAGCTGCGCAACACCTGGTGGATCATCGACTACAACCGGCAAAGCCTCGACGGCGTCGTGCATGAAGGCCTGTGGGAAAAGATCGAGTCGATCTTCAAGGCCTTCGGCTGGCGCACGGTCGTGCTGCGTCACGGCGCGCTGCAGCGGGCGGCGTTTGAAGAACCGGGCGGCGAGGCGCTGAAGGCCTGGATCCAGTCCTGTCCGAATGCGGATTACTCGGCGCTGACCTATCAGGGCGGCGCCGCGTGGCGGAAACGCCTGATGGACGATCTCGGCGATCAGGGCGAGGTCACCGCCCTGCTTTCGAAGCGCAGCGACGAAGAGCTGAACGCCCTGATGAACAATCTCGGCGGCCAATGCCTCGAAACGCTGACGGAGGCCTTCGACAGCATCACCGATGACAGGCCGACCGTCTTCCTCGCCTACACGATCAAGGGCTGGGGCACGCCGCTCGCAGGCCACAAGGACAATCATGCCGGCCTGATGAACCCGGCCCAGATGGCGGACTTCCAGTCGCATATGGGCGTGCCGGAAGGCGAGGAATGGGAGAAACTGGCCACCGTCGAAGACAAGGACGGCATGAACGCTTTCCTCGGCAAAGTGCCCTTCTTCGAGGCAGGCCCGCGCCGCTTTACCGCGCCGAAAGTGGAAAGCCCCGGACCGGTCTTCCTGGATGACCGCACGCTCTCCACCCAAGCCGGGTTCGGCAAGATCCTCGATACGCTCGCCAAGAGCGAAAGCCAGATTGCAGACCGGATCCTGACGACGTCTCCGGACGTCACCTCCTCCACCAATCTCGGCCCCTGGGTGAACCGGCGGTCCCTCTTTGCCCGGACGGAAAAGGAAGACACCTTCCGCCAGCAGCGCATCCCCTCCACGCAGAAATGGCAGTTCTCCCCCGGCGGGCAGCATATCGAGCTTGGTATTGCGGAGATGAATTTGTTCCTGCTGCTCGGCGCAGCGGGTCTGTCACATTCCCTGTTCGGCGAACGGCTGATCCCCATCGGCACGGTCTATGACCCGTTCGTCGCCCGCGGCCTCGATGCGCTGAACTATGCCTGTTACCAGGATGCCCGCTTCATCATCGCGGGCACGCCGTCCGGTGTGACGCTCGCGCCGGAGGGCGGCGCGCACCAGTCTATCGGCGCGCAACTGATCGGGATGAGCCAGGACGGCCTTGTCAGCTTCGAGCCTGCCTATCTGGACGAGCTGTCCATCATCATGGACTGGAGTTTCGACTATCTCCAGCGCTCGGGAGAGAACGATCCAGATGAGCGCACCTGGCTGCGCGACGAAACCGGCGGCTCGGTCTATCTCCGCCTCACCACGCGGCCACTGGAGCAGCTGGGCGTCAAGGCGCGCGACGATGCCGACTTCCGGCAGGGTGTGGTCGATGGCGGCTACTGGCTGCGCGAGCCGGGCCCGAACTGCGAAGTCGTCATCGCCTATCAGGGCTGTGTGGCGCCGGAAGCGATCGAGGCGGCCGGCCGGATCGGCAATGACCGCCGCGATATCGGCGTGCTGGCCATCACTTCGGCAGACCGGCTGAACTCAGGCTGGACGGCGGCCCGCCGGGCCCGCGCCCGGGGCCACCAGGATGCGACCAGCCAGATCGAACGTCTGATGGCGGATGTTCCGCGCGATGCCACGCTGATCACCGTGACCGACGGCCACCCGGCGACGCTCGCCTGGATCGGGTCTGTCATGGGTCACCGCACCGCGCCGCTCGGCGTCGAGCATTTCGGCCAGACCGGCACGATCGATGATCTCTACCGGCACTTCATGATCGATGCGGATTCCATCGTCGCCGCAGCGAACTACCTGTCGGCAGGGCGCCGCATCGGCCTCAGCATGAGATAG